One region of Mycolicibacterium rhodesiae NBB3 genomic DNA includes:
- a CDS encoding enoyl-CoA hydratase/isomerase family protein has translation METRELDHVVYEKDGPIARIILNNPERANAQTSEMVHSVNTALDDAQYDYDIKVVIIKANGKGFCSGHVPDGSYPEFKAELEASGKVWRSAAQLFLWPVLKLWEFPKPVISQVHGYAIGGGTTWALIPEITVCSDDAWFQMPLVPGFGLPGSETMFEPWVFMNYKRAAEYLYTAQKISADQALEFGLVNRVVPRDQLESEVEELAAKIAKAPLITLQATKAGILRAWENMGFRTHQQASNDLQAVVTGSKEFQDYMVELMKKAAKPSDRV, from the coding sequence GTGGAAACGCGGGAGTTAGACCACGTCGTATACGAAAAGGACGGGCCGATCGCGCGCATCATCCTCAACAACCCAGAGCGCGCCAACGCCCAGACCTCTGAGATGGTGCACAGCGTCAACACAGCGCTTGATGATGCGCAGTACGACTACGACATCAAGGTGGTCATCATCAAGGCCAACGGCAAGGGGTTCTGCTCGGGTCACGTTCCGGACGGCAGCTACCCGGAGTTCAAAGCGGAACTCGAGGCTTCCGGCAAGGTCTGGCGTTCGGCCGCCCAGCTGTTCCTGTGGCCGGTGCTCAAGCTGTGGGAGTTCCCGAAACCGGTGATCTCCCAAGTACATGGATATGCCATCGGCGGCGGAACCACGTGGGCGCTGATCCCCGAAATCACGGTATGCAGCGACGACGCCTGGTTCCAGATGCCACTGGTGCCCGGATTCGGACTGCCTGGTTCTGAGACGATGTTCGAGCCGTGGGTGTTCATGAACTACAAGCGTGCCGCGGAGTACCTGTACACCGCGCAGAAGATTTCTGCGGACCAGGCGCTTGAATTCGGCTTGGTCAACCGCGTCGTACCGCGTGACCAGCTGGAGTCGGAGGTGGAGGAACTCGCGGCCAAGATCGCCAAGGCACCGCTGATCACACTGCAGGCGACCAAGGCCGGCATCCTGCGCGCATGGGAGAACATGGGCTTCCGCACGCATCAACAGGCCAGCAATGACCTGCAAGCGGTGGTCACGGGTTCGAAGGAATTCCAGGACTACATGGTGGAGCTGATGAAGAAGGCCGCCAAGCCGTCGGACCGGGTTTGA